The following proteins are encoded in a genomic region of Leptospira yasudae:
- a CDS encoding S1 family peptidase, whose amino-acid sequence MIETIFDGRKYPTGPGDVILVFTESGPEMLLRKNLFPLYNTLVFILSLLHCGQPAKESLGKWDDKKNRSVLIYRDKNLAPLGTGCVIGNNLILTTEHLLRDLYDETFVSYNAKDFYKVTLLKVEKKFDLASLQLKENSDVFPTEALDFVDRSELSEGLKVFSWTGAYGGTPGIYFGYISHVNRIQFDPSYPSIPFIQVNQIAFPGASGACVFLENGQAIGMVRSSIGINEGSQVGLIIPYGYIKVFLR is encoded by the coding sequence GTGATTGAAACGATTTTTGACGGAAGGAAATATCCGACTGGACCTGGAGATGTTATTTTGGTTTTTACCGAATCAGGCCCAGAAATGTTACTACGAAAAAATTTATTTCCTTTGTATAATACCCTCGTTTTCATTCTTTCGCTGCTTCATTGCGGCCAACCTGCTAAAGAATCTTTAGGAAAATGGGACGATAAAAAAAACAGATCCGTGCTGATTTACAGAGATAAAAATCTCGCACCCTTAGGAACCGGATGCGTTATCGGAAACAATCTGATATTGACCACAGAGCATTTGCTTCGCGATCTTTACGATGAGACTTTCGTCTCGTACAATGCAAAAGATTTTTATAAAGTAACATTACTTAAGGTAGAGAAAAAATTTGATTTAGCGTCCTTACAACTTAAGGAAAATTCCGATGTTTTCCCGACAGAGGCATTAGACTTCGTTGACCGTTCGGAATTGTCGGAAGGGCTGAAGGTGTTCTCCTGGACGGGCGCGTATGGGGGAACTCCGGGAATTTATTTTGGTTACATTTCGCATGTAAATAGAATTCAATTTGATCCGTCGTATCCTAGTATTCCGTTTATCCAAGTAAACCAAATCGCCTTTCCCGGCGCAAGCGGCGCATGCGTATTTCTGGAAAATGGACAGGCAATAGGGATGGTACGCTCTTCGATTGGAATCAATGAAGGAAGTCAAGTCGGTTTAATAATTCCTTACGGATATATTAAAGTTTTCTTACGTTAA
- a CDS encoding TonB-dependent receptor codes for MAKDVYGRTQGILIILIFIGCFGQMRLYAQTQETDKTQSDRESKKDSGIVVNGKANFGLGIAGSASEGVIRSEQIRSRPISRTGEIAEFIPGMIVSQHSGSGKANQYYLRGFNLDHGTDFAASVNGIPVNNPSHGHGQGYSDISFIMPELIEEVRFKKGVYYADEGNFSSAGAMNVSYFRSLKKGIATIEGGTLGFGRALVAKSHSIGSGTLLYAFEGSHSDGPWTVKENYRKANGIVSYSVGDDKSGHRLLGMGYRGNWHTTHQIPKRALERGKSWLDPENDGIGRYDAVDPTDGGRTNRASLSWEAHHRDKTKDIRLLVYGLYYDLALFSNTTYYMVDHERGDQVEQTDRRTVSGIKTSYKIFSEWEGIKFENQVGIQIRRDFIRNALYHTEARAQIDNLKSNQIIETNLSVYYENRIQWTPKIRTVLGIRADQFQFHVDDKNPELSDRTRASVGSPKAGIVFGPWMHTEIYLNGGHGFHTNDARGLTDKAHPFIPIVMSRGGEFGIRSVVMDRWKTTVSAWQLDLDSELIFVGDAATTEPSRSSTRRGVEWSNSFEPIKNLVFDADVSVSKSRFRSSEDEPGNFIPGSIESVYTGGITLKETNRWFGSVRARYFGPRSLIEDNSVRSPPTTLLNLQLGHKFDETWSAVFEMFNLQNAKVSDIDYYYASRLKHEAEGPDEGGTNDIHTRPSAPRSVRLAVRASF; via the coding sequence ATGGCAAAGGACGTATATGGAAGAACCCAAGGGATTCTTATCATTCTCATTTTTATCGGTTGTTTCGGACAAATGCGTTTATATGCACAAACGCAGGAAACGGACAAAACCCAATCCGATCGCGAATCCAAAAAGGATTCCGGGATCGTCGTCAACGGAAAAGCGAACTTCGGACTTGGAATCGCGGGCTCGGCGAGCGAAGGAGTGATTCGTTCCGAACAGATTCGATCCCGTCCGATTTCCAGAACGGGGGAAATCGCGGAGTTCATTCCGGGAATGATCGTTAGCCAACACAGCGGCTCGGGTAAGGCGAATCAATACTATCTCCGCGGATTTAATCTCGATCACGGAACGGACTTTGCGGCAAGCGTAAACGGCATTCCGGTCAACAATCCTTCGCACGGACACGGGCAAGGGTATTCGGATATCAGCTTCATTATGCCGGAACTCATCGAAGAAGTTCGGTTTAAAAAAGGAGTTTATTACGCGGACGAAGGCAATTTCTCTTCAGCGGGGGCGATGAACGTTTCCTACTTTCGTTCCTTAAAGAAAGGAATCGCCACGATCGAAGGTGGAACCCTGGGTTTCGGCAGAGCCTTGGTAGCAAAGTCGCATTCGATCGGATCGGGAACTTTGCTGTACGCGTTCGAAGGTTCTCATTCGGACGGACCTTGGACGGTAAAGGAAAATTACAGAAAGGCGAACGGCATCGTAAGTTACAGCGTGGGCGATGATAAGAGCGGCCATCGTTTATTAGGAATGGGTTATAGAGGAAACTGGCATACGACCCATCAAATTCCGAAACGCGCCCTGGAGAGAGGGAAGTCGTGGCTCGACCCCGAAAACGACGGAATCGGAAGATACGACGCGGTCGATCCCACGGACGGAGGAAGAACGAATCGGGCCAGTCTTTCCTGGGAAGCGCATCACAGAGACAAAACGAAGGATATTAGATTGTTAGTATATGGTTTGTATTACGATCTCGCCCTTTTTTCAAACACGACATACTATATGGTCGATCACGAACGGGGCGATCAGGTCGAACAAACCGATCGAAGAACCGTATCCGGAATCAAAACGAGCTATAAAATTTTTTCCGAATGGGAAGGAATCAAATTCGAAAACCAAGTGGGAATTCAAATCCGCAGAGACTTCATTCGAAACGCCCTCTATCATACGGAGGCCCGCGCCCAGATCGACAACCTCAAATCGAACCAAATCATAGAGACGAATCTTTCCGTATATTATGAAAACAGAATACAATGGACGCCTAAAATACGGACCGTTCTCGGAATCAGAGCCGATCAGTTCCAGTTCCACGTGGATGATAAGAATCCGGAATTGAGCGACCGAACGCGGGCCTCGGTGGGAAGTCCGAAGGCGGGGATCGTATTCGGCCCGTGGATGCACACCGAAATCTATCTCAACGGAGGGCATGGGTTTCATACGAACGACGCACGCGGTCTTACCGATAAGGCGCATCCGTTTATTCCGATCGTCATGTCCCGAGGAGGAGAATTCGGAATTCGAAGCGTGGTGATGGATCGATGGAAGACCACCGTAAGCGCCTGGCAGCTCGATCTTGATTCGGAATTGATCTTTGTCGGGGACGCCGCCACGACCGAACCGAGCCGCTCGAGCACTCGAAGGGGTGTCGAGTGGTCCAACTCGTTCGAGCCGATCAAGAATCTGGTCTTCGACGCGGACGTTTCGGTTTCCAAGTCGCGGTTTCGTTCCAGCGAAGACGAGCCGGGCAACTTTATTCCCGGTTCGATCGAAAGCGTTTATACGGGAGGAATCACTCTCAAAGAAACGAATCGATGGTTCGGTAGTGTCCGCGCCCGTTATTTCGGTCCTCGTTCTTTGATCGAAGACAACTCGGTGCGATCACCGCCGACCACGTTGCTCAATCTGCAGCTCGGGCATAAATTTGACGAAACGTGGAGCGCGGTCTTCGAGATGTTCAACCTCCAAAACGCAAAGGTCAGCGACATCGACTATTACTACGCGTCCCGTTTGAAACACGAGGCCGAAGGCCCGGACGAAGGCGGAACAAACGACATTCATACGAGACCGTCCGCGCCACGATCGGTTCGTTTGGCCGTTCGCGCTTCGTTCTAA